From a single Rhodococcus qingshengii JCM 15477 genomic region:
- a CDS encoding carbohydrate kinase family protein: MIVFCGYANNDVTVHVPHVPELGERVQATAISQIDGGMNANAAVSAARMGAQVIFAGAVGPDARSTEFLESLEADGVDTSWSPRDAFLSTAVVLIAQDGDRSIISQDDPNDAERIGVVVTRLAAAGGGRLFLDGYRAVFLPDELPGSVSLVIDLDGCENKAAALRAFALADHVVVGRALWEGEFGIGFDQWQTLAAEHHTHLLVTDGSRGWTLATPDGEVTSEPAVVVDVVDAVGAGDCFGGTYIAFVDAGRSPVDAARLAGASAALACATAGPRGCPTRDELDSFTATLTPHTLLETR, translated from the coding sequence ATGATTGTCTTTTGTGGATACGCCAACAACGATGTGACGGTACATGTCCCACACGTACCGGAACTCGGTGAGCGCGTTCAGGCAACGGCCATCAGTCAGATCGACGGTGGAATGAATGCAAATGCTGCGGTATCCGCGGCCAGAATGGGCGCGCAAGTGATCTTTGCCGGTGCCGTGGGCCCGGACGCGCGGTCCACCGAGTTTCTCGAATCCCTCGAGGCAGATGGCGTCGACACCAGTTGGTCGCCGCGAGATGCGTTCCTGTCGACGGCAGTTGTTCTCATCGCGCAGGACGGCGATCGCTCCATCATCAGCCAGGACGACCCGAACGATGCCGAACGCATCGGAGTTGTCGTCACCCGATTGGCCGCTGCCGGCGGTGGACGACTGTTCCTCGACGGATACCGTGCGGTCTTCCTCCCGGATGAATTACCGGGAAGCGTAAGTCTGGTAATCGATCTGGACGGTTGTGAAAACAAAGCCGCGGCACTGCGCGCGTTCGCTCTGGCCGACCACGTCGTCGTAGGGCGTGCCCTGTGGGAAGGCGAGTTCGGGATCGGTTTCGACCAGTGGCAGACTCTGGCCGCCGAGCACCACACCCACCTGCTGGTGACCGACGGCTCGCGAGGTTGGACACTGGCCACACCGGACGGCGAGGTGACGAGCGAACCGGCAGTAGTGGTCGACGTCGTCGATGCAGTCGGGGCCGGTGATTGCTTCGGCGGTACGTACATCGCTTTTGTCGACGCCGGGCGCTCACCGGTGGACGCCGCACGACTCGCCGGGGCATCGGCTGCATTGGCTTGCGCCACCGCAGGCCCCCGCGGATGCCCCACCCGAGATGAATTGGACAGCTTCACAGCAACATTGACCCCTCACACCCTTTTGGAGACTCGATGA
- a CDS encoding BtpA/SgcQ family protein, translating to MTASPLGVFPPKPSALAEMFTGTPSLIGAIHLPALPGSPHYTGQPVSEIARFAVEEAHAYVDNGFDGVIVENHWDIPFLKPGEHGYETAASMGVITAAVVGEFGKAVGVSILSNAGECGVAAAWAAGASFVRVNQWANAYIANEGFIEGQAAKTTRFRHRIGADPVRIFADVHVKHGAHAIVADRTVAEQTEDAEFFDADVLIATGSRTGDAASVDEVSVIRDNTVLPVIIGSGITAANVAALMKECDGAIVASSVKDNGRWWGRVAGEKVRELSRAAGK from the coding sequence GTGACCGCATCACCGCTCGGAGTCTTTCCGCCCAAGCCCTCGGCGCTGGCAGAGATGTTCACCGGCACGCCATCTCTCATCGGGGCCATTCACCTCCCGGCCCTGCCGGGCAGCCCGCACTACACCGGGCAGCCGGTTTCGGAAATTGCTCGCTTCGCCGTCGAGGAAGCACACGCGTATGTCGACAACGGTTTCGACGGTGTGATCGTCGAAAATCACTGGGACATACCGTTCCTCAAGCCCGGCGAACACGGATACGAAACCGCCGCCAGCATGGGAGTCATCACGGCAGCGGTGGTCGGCGAGTTCGGCAAGGCGGTCGGCGTCAGCATCCTGTCCAACGCCGGCGAGTGCGGAGTGGCCGCAGCGTGGGCGGCAGGCGCGAGTTTTGTGCGCGTCAATCAGTGGGCAAATGCCTACATTGCCAATGAGGGATTCATCGAGGGTCAGGCGGCCAAGACGACGCGCTTCCGCCATCGCATCGGTGCCGACCCGGTCCGGATCTTCGCTGACGTGCACGTCAAGCACGGTGCGCATGCCATTGTCGCGGACCGCACTGTCGCGGAACAGACCGAAGACGCCGAGTTCTTCGACGCAGATGTTCTGATCGCGACGGGTTCGCGCACCGGTGACGCCGCTTCGGTCGACGAGGTTTCCGTGATCCGAGACAACACCGTTCTTCCCGTGATCATCGGATCCGGCATCACGGCTGCCAATGTCGCAGCGCTGATGAAGGAATGCGACGGCGCCATAGTTGCATCCTCGGTGAAGGACAATGGACGCTGGTGGGGACGGGTCGCAGGCGAGAAGGTCCGCGAACTGTCCCGGGCCGCAGGAAAGTAA
- a CDS encoding LacI family DNA-binding transcriptional regulator has protein sequence MRKATIRDVAELAGVSTATVSRALSGSRPVSDELAATIKRAADSLGYSGNIIASSLRRNRTDTVGMVVPSIANPFFTSLVVNVEHVLARRGLQLFLCDSRSDPDVEAQRLKSLVSRQVDGIIISPCHGELSAEAVRASAATLPVVQLDRFAMDTQTDWVGVDDDAAQSLVMEHLSERGAQSAAFISSELTNSSTELRRAGFFRHADRMGIETRDEWTQLGEYSIEWGRTASNIILTGKTRPDALVCADDLIALGVLQTCHTLGIDVPGDVLVTGFDNIPFSELCNPPLTTVGQPQERIAEEAVRLLDQAMNNSSESTAHIALAPELIVRQSTVGQAAATAP, from the coding sequence ATGCGCAAGGCGACCATTCGCGATGTCGCGGAACTGGCCGGGGTGTCGACGGCCACCGTGTCGCGGGCACTGTCCGGATCCCGCCCTGTCTCGGACGAGCTTGCAGCGACGATCAAACGAGCCGCGGACTCTCTCGGATACTCGGGAAACATCATCGCCAGCTCACTGCGTCGTAATCGGACGGACACTGTCGGAATGGTGGTTCCGAGTATCGCGAACCCCTTCTTCACTTCGCTGGTGGTCAACGTCGAACACGTCCTCGCTCGGCGCGGACTACAACTGTTCCTGTGCGATTCTCGTTCCGATCCCGACGTGGAAGCGCAGCGACTCAAGTCGCTCGTCTCCCGGCAAGTGGACGGAATCATCATCAGCCCGTGCCACGGCGAACTGAGTGCCGAGGCCGTCCGAGCCAGCGCGGCAACGCTTCCGGTCGTTCAACTGGACCGGTTTGCAATGGATACCCAGACGGACTGGGTCGGCGTCGACGACGACGCCGCTCAATCCCTGGTGATGGAGCATCTGTCGGAGCGTGGCGCGCAATCAGCCGCCTTCATCAGTTCCGAGCTGACCAATTCGTCAACAGAACTTCGCCGGGCCGGCTTCTTCCGCCACGCGGATCGAATGGGCATCGAAACTCGTGACGAGTGGACACAACTCGGCGAGTACTCGATCGAGTGGGGGCGCACGGCATCCAACATCATCCTGACCGGCAAAACTCGCCCCGACGCCCTGGTCTGCGCCGACGACTTGATCGCACTTGGCGTGTTGCAGACGTGTCACACATTGGGCATCGACGTTCCCGGCGACGTTCTGGTCACCGGTTTCGACAACATCCCGTTCTCCGAATTGTGCAACCCGCCGTTGACCACCGTCGGGCAGCCGCAGGAAAGAATCGCGGAAGAAGCTGTGCGACTTCTGGATCAGGCGATGAACAACTCTTCCGAGTCGACAGCCCACATCGCGCTTGCTCCTGAACTGATTGTCCGTCAGTCCACCGTCGGCCAAGCGGCGGCAACCGCACCGTAA
- a CDS encoding M20/M25/M40 family metallo-hydrolase, with amino-acid sequence MDSLGLLSELVALDTVSGESAPQQRAMDSIVSLVLSRAPQAKVESDLTGNHPWALITNEAAPSAARLLFACHVDTVPVGTVSDWEFDPYAAQVDGELFLGRGTSDMKAGLVAATAAVVDAFERGVPVALLLTSDEEIGSLGAVRSADAVANLEVGAVIVPEATGNRINLGHRGALWLEVSVKGKAAHGSTPQRGTNAVLKLLDVVDRARRELPLSSDAFLGAETWNLGLVGGGSAPNIVPDSARAVIDHRTVGDGADLLAWWRAQPEVDSVETSIHLGGVRTDASDPWLATLPIPVATEPVSYFTDASVLAAAAPGAPVVIWGPGTPSLMHAANESVKVSELDDAIAAYGAVAAAWPTVD; translated from the coding sequence ATGGATTCCCTCGGACTTCTCTCGGAACTGGTAGCTCTCGACACGGTCTCGGGGGAGTCCGCTCCTCAACAGCGGGCGATGGATTCGATTGTCTCGTTGGTTCTCTCACGTGCGCCACAGGCGAAGGTGGAGTCAGACCTGACCGGCAATCATCCCTGGGCCTTGATCACCAACGAAGCTGCACCCTCGGCAGCCAGACTCCTGTTCGCCTGCCACGTGGACACGGTGCCGGTGGGCACTGTCTCCGACTGGGAGTTCGATCCGTATGCCGCACAGGTCGACGGCGAATTGTTCCTCGGCAGAGGGACATCGGATATGAAGGCCGGCCTTGTTGCCGCTACTGCCGCGGTTGTCGACGCTTTCGAACGTGGAGTCCCGGTCGCGCTGTTGCTGACGAGCGACGAGGAAATCGGATCGCTCGGGGCTGTTCGTTCGGCCGACGCCGTTGCGAATCTCGAGGTCGGGGCCGTCATCGTTCCCGAGGCGACCGGCAATCGCATCAACCTGGGGCACCGCGGCGCACTGTGGCTCGAAGTGTCCGTCAAAGGAAAAGCCGCGCACGGGAGTACGCCGCAGCGAGGAACCAACGCCGTCCTCAAACTGCTTGACGTCGTCGACCGAGCCCGGCGTGAGCTTCCGCTGTCGTCCGACGCGTTTCTGGGTGCCGAAACCTGGAACCTCGGCTTGGTCGGCGGGGGTTCGGCTCCGAACATCGTGCCGGACAGTGCACGTGCGGTGATCGATCACCGCACGGTGGGAGACGGCGCCGACCTGCTCGCGTGGTGGCGAGCCCAACCAGAAGTCGACTCGGTGGAGACGTCGATTCATCTGGGAGGTGTGCGTACCGACGCGTCGGACCCGTGGTTGGCCACCCTGCCTATCCCTGTTGCAACCGAACCGGTTTCGTACTTCACCGACGCTTCGGTACTGGCCGCCGCCGCCCCTGGTGCTCCCGTCGTGATCTGGGGCCCTGGCACTCCCTCGCTGATGCATGCGGCCAACGAAAGCGTCAAGGTCTCCGAACTGGACGATGCGATCGCTGCTTACGGTGCGGTTGCCGCCGCTTGGCCGACGGTGGACTGA
- a CDS encoding sortase domain-containing protein, whose protein sequence is MTARATRLRSLGLSAVAILALLVSGCSGENAGSLPDRSPVQSHIAAAPASVTVDPAEPERIELRSASGVTYLSSPLHSEKLMRGGESGQQLNPVDELPVWWGESGMPGTSTTQTVVVVGHNYTTREAPFRALRVVEPGDRILLGTPNGTLEYDVETVGPLHKGSLLGAHELRESVPGRLILANCDVVEGESTDDNYVVIAQLAAH, encoded by the coding sequence ATGACGGCCCGGGCAACACGTCTGCGTAGCCTCGGTCTCTCGGCGGTAGCGATCCTCGCCCTCCTCGTATCCGGATGTTCGGGCGAGAACGCGGGATCGCTACCTGACCGCTCGCCGGTGCAGTCGCATATCGCGGCTGCACCGGCTTCGGTGACCGTCGATCCGGCAGAACCCGAGAGGATCGAGTTGAGGTCTGCGTCCGGGGTCACGTACCTGAGCAGTCCGTTGCACTCGGAGAAACTGATGCGCGGCGGCGAGAGTGGGCAGCAACTGAATCCCGTCGACGAACTGCCGGTGTGGTGGGGTGAAAGCGGAATGCCGGGAACGTCGACCACACAAACAGTTGTCGTGGTCGGCCACAACTACACCACTCGCGAAGCACCGTTCCGGGCGCTCCGGGTAGTGGAGCCGGGCGATCGAATTCTCCTGGGTACACCGAACGGCACACTCGAGTACGACGTCGAAACAGTCGGGCCGCTGCACAAAGGTTCGCTGCTGGGCGCTCACGAGTTGCGCGAATCGGTTCCGGGACGGCTGATCCTCGCCAATTGTGATGTCGTCGAAGGAGAGTCGACCGACGACAATTACGTTGTCATCGCCCAGCTGGCAGCGCACTGA